ATGTTTGTCTACTTAAAATTATAGATTATGTGGCCCTACTGACAGTCGCTAATCTTCGTACGTCATACAAACCGCGACGACCATTCGGAGTACAAACAAATTTTTGGTCACATGGAAATATTTATTCAAGggtgtatcataaattcatgattatcatTTCACGTAGTTCGCTTGACTTTTAAAGATATTTTCTCTTAGTTCCCACGACTGCGCTAATCCCAACGACAACACTTATTTGAAATTCTTTCAATATTGaaaactataaaagtgcgaaagtttcgcatGGGTCCCCTAGTCGCTGTTTATTTTCGTAGTATTAAGTCACTGAGAGCAGAAGTGACTCTAGACTATTTTTAGTTTTAGTATCATTTCAACCGAACGAATAATTCCAAGGAATAAAAACTAATATAGAAATCTTAATAACCATAGATGCGACAGATTAAATGCAAACGTTTTGATATCAGCGTTGTTGAAACTGACAACGGCTGTTGACGACGAACACAAGTGAATACAGGGGCATGGGATGAAGTAGTCAGTGATGTACAACTAGACAAGAGAAAGGTATGAGGGGGTAAAAGACCAATCACTGATTTTACAGAGGCTTTATTTTTGGAGACACAGTACACATAGGCAAGTATAAATTGGTATGAAACGGTTCAGCCGATGATGGGGTGACCCAAGCCGATCCCCAGGCCCAGAGGGGCGTGGCCGATGGCGGGGGCGGCGACGATGGGGGCGGCGGCTATGGCGGGAGCGGCGAGGACTCGCGGCGCCAGCACAGCGCCGGGGGCGGCCAGCACTCCCGCCCCCAGGAGGCCGCGCTTCTCTCGCGTCTCCTGGCAGCAGGCAACGGCCACGCAGGCGGCCAAGACAATCACCTGCAGAATGAAGATCCATTATGTGTCTCAATCAGGAGAAAAGGGTCGAAAGCATCACTACCACCGTTATCTCATTCGACGTAAGCCAACCGGACATAATATTAGTAATCCCCTTAAAAGAACGCATCCACTGCATTTGAGATCTGCAGAAGGCGTAGAACTAGTA
This Schistocerca nitens isolate TAMUIC-IGC-003100 chromosome 1, iqSchNite1.1, whole genome shotgun sequence DNA region includes the following protein-coding sequences:
- the LOC126248693 gene encoding cuticle protein 63-like isoform X5 produces the protein MKCLVIVLAACVAVACCQETREKRGLLGAGVLAAPGAVLAPRVLAAPAIAAAPIVAAPAIGHAPLGLGIGLGHPIIG
- the LOC126248693 gene encoding cuticle protein 63-like isoform X1 — protein: MKFLVIVLAACVAVACCQETREKRGLLGAGVLAAPGAVLAPRVLAAPAIAAAPIVAAPAIGHAPLGLGIGLGHPIIG